A stretch of Paracoccus sp. N5 DNA encodes these proteins:
- a CDS encoding sulfite exporter TauE/SafE family protein → MFGLDPFHLALAIAITLFSGFVKGAIGFAMPMIMLSALGSFLPAQQAVAAVILPVLLTNIRQALRQGWRPAARASWAYRWHIGMVVLFIPVSAFFATRVPQWLMYALIGVPITLYAGWQLAGRSLALPIHHRRRAEIATGIIGGLIGGISGIWGPPLIVLLLSLHAPKAEQMRVQGVVFFIGAVVLTAAHLQSGLLNAQTLPFSAALVIPAIIGMGLGYLAHDRLDVAQFRRWTLLLLVLTGLNLIRRALELLGPPV, encoded by the coding sequence ATGTTCGGACTGGACCCTTTCCACCTGGCACTCGCCATCGCCATCACGCTGTTTTCCGGCTTCGTGAAGGGCGCGATCGGCTTTGCCATGCCGATGATCATGCTTTCCGCGCTGGGATCGTTCCTGCCGGCGCAGCAGGCGGTGGCGGCGGTGATCCTGCCGGTGCTGCTGACCAACATCCGCCAGGCGCTGCGCCAGGGCTGGCGGCCGGCCGCGCGGGCGAGCTGGGCTTATCGCTGGCATATCGGCATGGTGGTGCTGTTCATCCCGGTCAGCGCCTTTTTCGCGACCCGGGTGCCGCAATGGCTGATGTATGCGCTGATCGGCGTGCCGATCACGCTTTACGCGGGCTGGCAGCTGGCCGGCCGCAGCCTGGCGCTGCCGATCCACCACCGCCGCCGGGCCGAGATCGCCACCGGCATCATCGGCGGGCTGATCGGCGGCATCTCGGGCATCTGGGGGCCGCCGCTGATCGTGCTCCTGCTGTCGCTGCATGCGCCCAAGGCCGAACAGATGCGGGTGCAAGGCGTGGTGTTCTTCATCGGCGCCGTGGTGCTGACGGCGGCGCATCTGCAATCGGGGCTGCTGAACGCGCAGACGCTGCCCTTTTCCGCCGCGCTGGTCATTCCGGCGATCATCGGCATGGGACTGGGCTATCTGGCGCATGACCGGCTGGACGTGGCGCAGTTCCGGCGCTGGACGCTCTTGCTGCTGGTTCTGACCGGGCTGAACCTGATCCGCCGGGCGCTGGAACTGCTGGGGCCGCCGGTGTAA
- the rapZ gene encoding RNase adapter RapZ has product MDDLDSQEKDGRDEGAQRLVLITGPSGAGRSTAINVLEDLGYEAIDNLPLSLIPRLLDGPPRPVPLALGLDVRNRDFSVANLIELIDKLTRLPAYAPEVLFLDCTTEQLLRRFNETRRRHPLRGEASPLDAIRAERDMLAPIRARADVLVDTSELSPHDLKAELSRWFDAEQGRRLAVSVQSFSYKRGVPRGVDVMFDCRFLANPHWEPALRPLDGRDSAVQDYVASDPRFAPFFERVLDLVLFTLPAHLEEGKAHLAIGFGCTGGQHRSVTMAEKMADALAKAGWQVSIRHRELERREKAPAPGDDGLIGLSHSTGAGFGG; this is encoded by the coding sequence ATGGACGATCTCGACAGCCAAGAAAAGGATGGCCGCGACGAAGGCGCGCAGCGGCTGGTCCTGATCACCGGGCCGTCCGGGGCAGGGCGCTCGACCGCGATCAACGTGCTCGAGGACCTGGGGTATGAGGCCATCGACAACCTGCCGCTGTCGCTGATCCCGCGGCTCCTGGACGGGCCGCCGCGCCCGGTGCCGCTGGCGCTGGGGCTGGACGTGCGCAACCGCGACTTTTCCGTCGCGAACCTGATCGAGCTGATCGACAAGCTGACCCGGCTGCCGGCATACGCGCCCGAGGTGCTGTTCCTGGACTGCACCACCGAGCAGCTTTTGCGACGTTTCAATGAAACCCGCAGGCGGCATCCCTTGCGGGGCGAGGCCTCGCCCCTGGACGCCATCCGGGCCGAGCGCGACATGCTGGCGCCGATCCGTGCCCGGGCCGACGTGCTGGTCGATACCTCGGAACTCTCGCCGCATGATCTGAAGGCGGAACTGTCGCGTTGGTTCGATGCCGAGCAGGGGCGGCGGCTGGCGGTCTCGGTGCAGTCCTTTTCCTATAAGCGCGGGGTCCCGCGCGGGGTTGACGTGATGTTCGACTGCCGCTTCCTCGCCAACCCGCATTGGGAGCCGGCGCTGCGCCCATTGGATGGCCGCGACAGCGCCGTTCAGGACTACGTTGCGTCGGATCCGCGATTCGCGCCCTTCTTCGAGCGGGTGCTGGATCTTGTGCTTTTCACCCTTCCGGCCCATCTAGAAGAGGGTAAGGCCCATCTGGCCATCGGCTTCGGTTGTACCGGAGGGCAACACCGTTCCGTCACAATGGCGGAAAAAATGGCTGATGCGCTTGCGAAAGCAGGTTGGCAAGTGTCAATTAGACATCGGGAACTTGAACGCCGCGAGAAGGCGCCGGCACCTGGTGATGATGGCCTCATTGGCCTCTCGCACAGCACGGGCGCGGGTTTTGGCGGCTGA
- a CDS encoding phosphoenolpyruvate carboxykinase, which yields MSEPRVNPNCRLEDQGITGLGQVYYNLLEPALIEAAIQRGEGKLGLGGTFLTTTGAHTGRSPKDKHVVRTPGVENTIWWENNRPMDPEAFDRLHADMLAHMKGRDYFVQDLYGGADPALRLDVRVVTELAWHGLFIRNLLRRPEAAELASFAPEFTIINCPSFKADPERHGCRSETVIALNFEKKLILIGNTAYAGENKKSVFTLLNYILPEKGVMPMHCSANHAIGNPDDAAIFFGLSGTGKTTLSADPSRMLIGDDEHGWSNQGIFNFEGGCYAKTINLSAEAEPEIHATCYKFGTVIENMVFDPDTLELDFEDNSITDNMRCAYPLEQISNASPTSLGGMPKNVIMLTCDAYGVLPPIARLTPAQAMYHFLSGFTSKTPGTEVGVTEPTPTFSTCFGAPFMPRRPEVYGKLLQEKIAATGAHCWLVNTGWTGGAFGTGKRMPIKATRALLTAALDGSLNGVQFRKDPNFGFEVPVSVPGVEDKLLDPRQTWSDPAAYDAQAQKLVGMFSDNFAQYADKIDEDVRAAAIG from the coding sequence ATGAGCGAACCGCGCGTCAATCCGAACTGCCGTCTGGAAGACCAGGGAATCACCGGGCTCGGCCAAGTTTACTACAACCTGCTCGAACCGGCGCTGATCGAGGCCGCCATCCAGCGCGGCGAAGGCAAGCTGGGCCTGGGCGGCACCTTCCTGACCACCACCGGCGCCCATACCGGCCGCTCGCCCAAGGACAAGCATGTCGTGCGCACGCCCGGCGTGGAAAACACCATCTGGTGGGAAAACAACCGGCCGATGGACCCCGAGGCCTTCGACCGCCTGCATGCCGACATGCTGGCCCATATGAAGGGCCGCGACTATTTCGTGCAGGACCTCTACGGCGGCGCGGACCCGGCGCTGCGGCTGGACGTGCGCGTGGTGACGGAACTGGCCTGGCACGGGCTTTTCATCCGCAACCTGCTGCGCCGTCCCGAGGCGGCCGAACTGGCCAGCTTCGCGCCCGAGTTCACCATCATCAACTGCCCGAGCTTCAAGGCCGACCCGGAACGCCACGGCTGCCGTTCGGAAACCGTGATCGCGCTGAACTTCGAGAAGAAGCTGATCCTGATCGGCAACACCGCCTATGCCGGCGAGAACAAGAAGTCGGTCTTCACGCTGCTGAACTACATCCTGCCGGAAAAGGGCGTGATGCCGATGCACTGCTCGGCCAACCACGCCATCGGCAACCCGGACGACGCCGCGATCTTCTTCGGCCTGTCGGGCACCGGCAAGACCACGCTGTCGGCCGATCCCTCGCGCATGCTGATCGGCGATGACGAGCATGGCTGGTCGAACCAGGGCATCTTCAACTTCGAGGGCGGCTGCTACGCCAAGACCATCAACCTGTCGGCCGAGGCCGAACCGGAAATCCACGCCACCTGCTACAAGTTCGGCACCGTGATCGAGAACATGGTCTTCGATCCCGACACGCTGGAGCTGGATTTCGAGGACAACTCGATCACCGACAACATGCGCTGCGCCTATCCGCTGGAGCAGATCTCGAACGCCTCGCCGACCTCGCTGGGCGGGATGCCGAAGAACGTCATCATGCTGACCTGCGACGCCTATGGCGTGCTGCCGCCGATCGCGCGGCTGACCCCGGCGCAGGCGATGTATCACTTCCTGTCGGGCTTTACCTCGAAGACGCCGGGCACGGAGGTCGGCGTGACCGAGCCGACCCCGACCTTCTCGACCTGCTTCGGCGCGCCCTTCATGCCGCGCCGGCCGGAAGTCTATGGCAAGCTCTTGCAGGAAAAGATCGCCGCCACCGGCGCGCATTGCTGGCTGGTCAATACCGGCTGGACCGGCGGCGCCTTCGGCACCGGCAAGCGCATGCCGATCAAGGCGACCCGTGCCCTGCTGACCGCGGCGCTGGACGGTTCGCTGAACGGCGTGCAGTTCCGCAAGGACCCGAACTTCGGCTTCGAGGTCCCGGTCTCGGTCCCCGGCGTCGAGGACAAGCTGCTGGATCCGCGCCAGACCTGGTCCGATCCGGCCGCCTATGACGCCCAGGCCCAGAAGCTGGTCGGCATGTTCAGCGACAATTTCGCGCAATATGCCGACAAGATCGACGAGGACGTCCGGGCTGCGGCCATCGGCTGA
- a CDS encoding PTS fructose transporter subunit IIA, with product MIGIVIVAHGGLAREYLSAVEHVVGPQTGIRAVTIEENHDRGQKQAEICAAADSVDAGDGVVVVTDLFGGSPSNLSLMACAARNRSILYGANLPMLVKLAKSRKLPVADAVTLAKDAGRKYINSYDVLPADVIPVPSRAAS from the coding sequence TTGATCGGGATTGTCATCGTGGCGCATGGCGGCCTTGCGCGGGAATATCTCTCGGCGGTCGAGCATGTGGTGGGACCGCAGACCGGCATCCGGGCCGTGACGATCGAGGAAAACCACGATCGCGGCCAGAAGCAGGCTGAAATCTGCGCGGCCGCCGATTCGGTGGATGCGGGCGACGGCGTGGTGGTAGTGACGGACCTGTTCGGCGGCTCGCCCTCGAACCTGTCGCTGATGGCCTGTGCGGCGCGCAACCGCTCGATCCTTTACGGCGCGAACCTGCCGATGCTGGTCAAGCTGGCCAAGTCGCGCAAATTGCCGGTGGCGGATGCGGTAACGCTGGCCAAGGACGCCGGGCGCAAGTACATCAACAGCTATGATGTCCTGCCTGCCGATGTGATCCCTGTGCCGAGCCGCGCCGCCTCATGA
- a CDS encoding HPr kinase/phosphatase C-terminal domain-containing protein has protein sequence MILHASCVAHRGRGLLILGASGAGKSGLALEMMALGAALVADDRTALRCEAGAIIADAPDSLRGLIEARGVGILRARAHGPVELALAVDLDRAEPERLPPDRRFGLFDGDLPLVLGAGRVHLASMLLQYLDSGRADTELRDS, from the coding sequence ATGATCCTGCACGCATCCTGCGTCGCGCATCGGGGCCGGGGACTGCTGATCCTCGGTGCCTCCGGTGCAGGCAAATCCGGCTTGGCGCTTGAAATGATGGCGCTGGGCGCGGCATTGGTCGCGGATGACCGCACGGCGCTGCGGTGCGAGGCGGGGGCGATCATCGCCGATGCACCCGATTCGCTGCGCGGGCTGATCGAGGCGCGCGGCGTCGGCATCCTGCGCGCCCGCGCGCATGGGCCGGTCGAACTGGCGCTGGCCGTCGATCTGGACCGGGCCGAGCCCGAGCGGCTGCCGCCCGACCGCCGCTTTGGCCTTTTCGACGGCGACCTGCCCCTTGTCCTTGGCGCCGGGCGCGTTCATCTTGCGTCAATGCTCTTGCAATATCTTGATTCCGGTAGGGCGGACACGGAGTTGCGCGACAGCTGA
- a CDS encoding GNAT family N-acetyltransferase — protein MIEETTDLETCRAIRRAVFIVEQAVPEAEEWDGRDGEAIHLLARDAAGAAIGTARILTEGQTGKIGRVAVLQAARGTGAGAALIRAALARLRATPGISRAKLGAQTHAIGFYEKLGFVAYGPEYDDAGIPHRDMALEF, from the coding sequence ATGATCGAAGAGACCACCGACCTGGAAACCTGCCGCGCCATCCGCCGCGCGGTCTTCATCGTCGAGCAGGCCGTGCCCGAGGCCGAGGAATGGGACGGCCGCGACGGCGAGGCGATCCACCTGCTGGCCCGCGACGCAGCCGGCGCGGCTATCGGCACCGCCCGCATCCTGACCGAAGGGCAGACCGGCAAGATCGGCCGCGTCGCCGTGCTGCAAGCCGCGCGCGGCACCGGGGCGGGCGCGGCGCTGATCCGCGCGGCGCTCGCGCGGCTGCGCGCCACGCCCGGCATCAGCCGCGCCAAGCTGGGCGCGCAGACCCATGCCATCGGTTTCTATGAAAAGCTGGGCTTCGTCGCCTATGGCCCGGAATATGACGACGCCGGCATCCCGCATCGCGACATGGCGCTGGAATTCTGA
- a CDS encoding TetR/AcrR family transcriptional regulator yields MARSSYHHGNLRQALVEATVKLIEDSGPQAFTLAEAARLAGVSAAAPYRHFAGREELLEEVARQGFDEFADRLEAAFDDGRPRPLTAFLRMGQAYLGFAAERRGFYIAMFESGISITGNSALQQASERARGVLVRGAESLFVARSGPRPPAGMIADHIWALSHGVVELFGRGKPGARSPIAPADMLESGALIYLRGLGVIPD; encoded by the coding sequence ATGGCCCGATCCTCCTATCACCACGGCAATCTGCGGCAGGCGCTGGTCGAGGCCACGGTCAAGCTGATCGAGGACAGCGGCCCGCAGGCCTTTACCCTGGCCGAGGCCGCCCGCCTGGCCGGCGTCAGCGCCGCCGCGCCCTATCGCCATTTCGCCGGGCGCGAGGAATTGCTGGAGGAGGTCGCCCGCCAGGGTTTCGACGAATTCGCCGACCGGCTCGAGGCCGCCTTCGACGACGGCCGGCCGCGGCCGCTGACTGCCTTCCTGCGCATGGGCCAGGCCTATCTGGGTTTCGCGGCCGAGCGGCGCGGCTTCTACATCGCCATGTTCGAATCCGGCATCTCGATCACCGGCAATTCCGCCTTGCAGCAGGCCTCCGAGCGGGCGCGCGGCGTTCTCGTGCGCGGCGCCGAGTCGCTTTTCGTCGCCCGCTCCGGCCCGCGCCCGCCCGCCGGCATGATCGCCGACCACATCTGGGCGCTGAGCCATGGCGTGGTGGAACTCTTCGGCCGCGGCAAGCCCGGCGCGCGCTCGCCCATCGCCCCCGCCGACATGCTGGAAAGCGGCGCGCTGATCTATCTGCGCGGGCTGGGCGTCATCCCCGACTGA
- a CDS encoding glutamate--cysteine ligase, giving the protein MSIPQQGGGPIERPEQLAEYLASGEKPRDAWRIGTEHEKFGYRHADLMPLPYDAPAGQPSVKAMLEGLRDRFGWTPVLEAGHIIGLERDGANVSLEPGGQLELSGAPLETIHQTCDEVNSHLAEVREIADRLGAGFIGLGAAPIWTQDQMPMMPKGRYRLMTDYMGRVGTLGTQMMYRTCTVQVNLDFASEADMVKKLRVALALQPVANALFANSPFLDGKPNGWKSWRAHIWQNLDAARTGMLPFAFEDGMGYERWVDYVLDVPMYFVYRDGKYIDALGQSFRDFLKGKLPALPGEVPTLSDWADHLTTVFPEARVKKFIEMRGADGGPWRRLCALPAFWVGLVYDDAALDAAWDLVKGWDAETRESWRREAGLKALDGAVGGTRMRDLAREVLAISEAGLKARARPGNGGLVPDETHFLNALKESVETGKVPADEMLEKYHGEWQGDLSRIYAEYSY; this is encoded by the coding sequence ATGTCCATTCCCCAACAGGGCGGCGGCCCGATCGAGCGTCCCGAACAGCTGGCCGAATATCTCGCCTCCGGCGAGAAGCCGCGCGACGCCTGGCGCATCGGCACCGAGCACGAGAAATTCGGCTATCGCCATGCCGACCTGATGCCCCTGCCCTATGACGCGCCCGCGGGCCAGCCCTCGGTCAAGGCCATGCTGGAGGGGTTGCGCGACCGCTTCGGCTGGACCCCGGTGCTGGAGGCCGGCCATATCATCGGGCTGGAGCGCGACGGCGCCAATGTCAGCCTGGAGCCGGGCGGGCAGCTGGAGCTTTCCGGCGCGCCGCTGGAGACCATCCACCAGACCTGCGACGAGGTGAACAGCCATCTGGCCGAGGTGCGCGAGATCGCCGACAGGCTGGGCGCGGGCTTCATCGGCCTGGGCGCGGCGCCGATCTGGACCCAGGACCAGATGCCGATGATGCCGAAAGGTCGCTATCGGCTGATGACCGATTACATGGGCCGGGTCGGCACGCTGGGCACGCAGATGATGTATCGCACCTGCACGGTGCAGGTGAATCTCGACTTCGCCAGCGAAGCCGACATGGTGAAGAAGCTGCGCGTGGCGCTGGCCCTGCAGCCGGTGGCGAATGCGCTGTTCGCGAACTCGCCCTTCCTCGACGGCAAGCCGAACGGCTGGAAAAGCTGGCGCGCGCATATCTGGCAGAACCTCGACGCGGCGCGCACCGGCATGCTGCCCTTCGCCTTCGAGGACGGCATGGGCTATGAGCGGTGGGTCGACTACGTGCTCGATGTGCCGATGTATTTCGTCTATCGCGACGGCAAATACATCGACGCGCTGGGGCAGAGCTTCCGCGATTTCCTGAAGGGCAAGCTGCCGGCGCTGCCGGGCGAGGTGCCGACGCTGTCCGACTGGGCCGACCACCTGACCACGGTCTTCCCCGAGGCGCGGGTCAAGAAATTCATCGAGATGCGCGGCGCCGACGGCGGGCCCTGGCGGCGGCTCTGCGCCCTGCCGGCCTTCTGGGTCGGGCTGGTTTATGACGACGCGGCGCTGGACGCGGCCTGGGATCTGGTCAAGGGCTGGGACGCCGAGACGCGCGAAAGCTGGCGGCGCGAGGCCGGGCTGAAGGCGCTGGACGGCGCGGTCGGCGGCACCCGGATGCGCGACCTGGCGCGCGAGGTGCTGGCGATTTCCGAAGCCGGGCTCAAGGCCCGCGCGCGACCCGGCAATGGCGGGCTGGTCCCGGACGAGACGCATTTCCTGAACGCGCTCAAGGAAAGCGTCGAGACCGGCAAGGTGCCGGCCGACGAGATGCTGGAGAAATACCACGGCGAATGGCAGGGCGACCTGTCGCGGATCTACGCCGAATATTCCTATTGA
- the dapE gene encoding succinyl-diaminopimelate desuccinylase yields MTPDPARLTAELIRCPSVTPEEGGALELLARVLAEAGFECRRVDRNGVPNLFARWGARGARTFGFNGHTDVVPPGDPASWTHPPFSGAEIDGWIWGRGATDMKSGVAAFAAAAIGFVTETPPDGAVILAITGDEEGPGRDGTLALLDWMAANGERMDVCIVGEPSNPDRMGEMIKIGRRGSMTLQIEARGVQGHAAYPHRARNPVHALLGLLYDLTSQPLDQGTAHFDPSGLQVTTIDVGNPASNVIPEKARATINIRFNDAHSAASLDAMIRAKAEAIAQATGVGFGIATDVSGESFLTAPGPFVELVAGVVRAETGLDPVLSTSGGTSDARFVKDHCPVLEFGLVGHFMHQVDERVPAEQVRQLARIYRRILEQYFA; encoded by the coding sequence ATGACGCCAGACCCCGCCCGACTGACCGCCGAACTGATCCGCTGCCCCTCGGTCACGCCCGAGGAGGGCGGCGCGCTGGAGTTGCTGGCGCGCGTGCTGGCCGAGGCGGGTTTCGAATGCCGCCGCGTCGATCGCAACGGCGTGCCGAACCTGTTCGCGCGCTGGGGGGCCAGGGGCGCCCGGACCTTCGGCTTCAACGGCCATACCGACGTGGTGCCGCCGGGCGACCCGGCCAGCTGGACGCATCCGCCGTTTTCCGGGGCCGAGATCGACGGCTGGATCTGGGGCCGCGGCGCCACCGACATGAAATCCGGGGTCGCGGCCTTTGCCGCCGCCGCCATCGGCTTCGTGACCGAGACACCGCCGGACGGCGCCGTGATCCTGGCCATCACCGGCGACGAGGAAGGCCCCGGCCGCGACGGCACGCTGGCGCTACTCGACTGGATGGCCGCCAACGGCGAGCGCATGGATGTCTGCATCGTCGGCGAGCCCTCGAACCCCGACCGCATGGGCGAGATGATCAAGATCGGCCGGCGCGGCTCAATGACCTTGCAGATCGAGGCCCGGGGCGTGCAGGGCCATGCCGCCTATCCGCATCGCGCCAGGAACCCGGTCCACGCCCTGCTCGGGCTGCTCTACGACCTGACCAGCCAGCCGCTGGACCAGGGCACGGCGCATTTCGACCCCTCGGGCCTGCAAGTGACGACCATCGACGTCGGCAACCCGGCCTCGAACGTGATCCCGGAAAAGGCCCGGGCGACGATCAACATCCGCTTCAACGATGCGCATAGCGCGGCCAGCCTCGATGCGATGATCCGCGCCAAGGCCGAGGCGATCGCCCAAGCGACCGGCGTCGGCTTCGGCATCGCGACCGATGTCTCGGGCGAAAGCTTCCTGACCGCGCCCGGCCCCTTCGTCGAACTGGTCGCGGGCGTGGTGCGCGCGGAAACCGGGCTCGACCCGGTGCTCTCGACCTCGGGCGGCACCTCGGATGCGCGTTTCGTCAAGGATCACTGCCCGGTGCTTGAATTCGGCCTGGTCGGCCATTTCATGCATCAGGTCGACGAGCGCGTCCCGGCCGAGCAGGTGCGCCAGCTGGCGCGCATCTATCGCCGCATCCTGGAGCAGTATTTCGCATGA
- a CDS encoding acyl-CoA dehydrogenase family protein, with translation MKDMPAMPADTPAALLELAAKTVPELQALQSRATEALRALVAPAGKPQAELLEEHQHAAHTLSWLTTYVESIRQLAGWAGRLSETGTLGRAEALILQIGLGEYLTQIAGGIPMSQTEFARLSDLGLDWTPGDAARALMRGNTPAARAELVRLMQDNHGRATFGASGLDEDLEMIRDQFRRYAEDRVIPNAHEWHLKDELIPMEIIEELAELGVFGLTIPEEFGGLGLSKASMVVVTEELSRGYIGVGSLGTRSEIAAELILCGGTDAQKAKWLPKLASGEILSTAVFTEPNTGSDLGSLRTRAAKDGDDWVVTGNKTWITHAQRTHVMTLLARTDPNSTDWRGLSMFLAEKIPGTDDDPFPTPGMTGGEIEVLGYRGMKEYELGFDGFRVKGENLLGGEPGRGFKQLMETFESARIQTAARAVGVAQCAAEIGLRYAIDRKQFGKSLIEFPRVADKLAMMAVEIMIARQLTYFSAWEKDHGRRCDLEAGMAKLLGARVAWAAADNALQIHGGNGFALEYTISRVLCDARILNIFEGAAEIQAQVIARRLLD, from the coding sequence ATGAAGGACATGCCCGCGATGCCAGCCGACACGCCCGCCGCCCTGCTGGAGCTTGCCGCCAAGACCGTGCCCGAGCTTCAGGCCCTGCAATCCCGCGCGACCGAGGCCCTGCGCGCGCTGGTCGCCCCCGCCGGCAAGCCGCAGGCGGAGCTGCTGGAGGAACACCAGCACGCCGCCCATACGCTGTCCTGGCTGACCACCTATGTCGAATCGATCCGCCAGCTGGCCGGCTGGGCCGGCCGTCTGTCCGAGACCGGCACGCTCGGCCGGGCCGAGGCGCTGATCCTGCAGATCGGCCTGGGCGAATACCTGACCCAGATCGCCGGCGGCATCCCGATGAGCCAGACCGAATTCGCCCGGCTTTCGGACCTCGGCCTCGACTGGACACCGGGGGACGCGGCGCGGGCGCTGATGCGCGGCAATACCCCTGCCGCCCGGGCCGAGCTGGTGCGGCTGATGCAGGACAACCACGGCCGTGCCACCTTCGGCGCCTCGGGCCTGGACGAGGATCTGGAGATGATCCGCGACCAGTTCCGCCGCTATGCCGAGGATCGCGTCATCCCGAACGCCCATGAATGGCACCTGAAGGATGAGCTGATCCCGATGGAGATCATCGAGGAGCTGGCGGAGCTCGGCGTCTTCGGCCTGACCATCCCCGAGGAATTCGGCGGGCTCGGCCTGTCCAAGGCCTCGATGGTGGTGGTGACCGAAGAGCTGTCGCGCGGCTATATCGGCGTCGGCTCGCTGGGCACGCGCAGCGAGATCGCGGCCGAGCTGATTCTCTGCGGCGGCACCGATGCGCAGAAGGCGAAATGGCTGCCGAAGCTCGCCTCGGGAGAAATCCTGTCCACGGCGGTCTTCACCGAGCCGAACACCGGCAGCGACCTCGGGTCGCTGCGCACCCGCGCGGCGAAGGACGGCGACGATTGGGTCGTCACCGGCAACAAGACCTGGATCACCCATGCGCAGCGCACCCATGTGATGACGCTGCTGGCGCGCACCGATCCGAACAGCACCGACTGGCGCGGGTTGTCGATGTTCCTGGCGGAAAAGATTCCGGGCACCGACGACGACCCCTTCCCGACCCCCGGCATGACCGGCGGCGAGATCGAGGTGCTGGGCTATCGCGGCATGAAGGAATACGAGCTGGGCTTCGACGGCTTCCGCGTGAAGGGCGAGAACCTGCTGGGCGGCGAGCCGGGGCGCGGCTTCAAGCAGCTGATGGAAACCTTTGAATCGGCACGGATTCAGACCGCGGCCCGCGCCGTCGGCGTGGCGCAATGCGCGGCCGAGATCGGCCTGCGCTATGCCATCGACCGCAAGCAGTTCGGCAAGTCGCTGATCGAGTTCCCCCGCGTCGCCGACAAGCTGGCGATGATGGCGGTCGAGATCATGATCGCCCGCCAGCTGACCTATTTCAGCGCCTGGGAAAAGGACCACGGCCGCCGCTGCGACCTGGAAGCCGGCATGGCCAAGCTCTTGGGCGCCCGCGTCGCCTGGGCGGCCGCCGACAACGCCTTGCAGATCCATGGCGGCAACGGTTTCGCGCTGGAATACACCATCAGCCGGGTGCTGTGCGACGCGCGCATCCTCAACATCTTCGAGGGCGCGGCCGAGATCCAGGCCCAGGTTATTGCACGCAGGTTACTGGACTAG
- a CDS encoding DUF2852 domain-containing protein, translated as MNTEIAPRPSVVDRVGAALAGIRDWLDERGKGAWIAAMILGFIACWPVGLAILGYMIWSKRMFSCRHRHHHQHRRGFGRDFAQPTGNYAFDAYREETLKRLEDEHREFLDFLQKLREAKDKAEFDQFMAGRNQPPATQN; from the coding sequence ATGAACACTGAAATCGCCCCGCGCCCCTCCGTCGTGGACCGGGTCGGCGCTGCGCTGGCAGGCATCCGGGACTGGCTGGACGAACGCGGAAAGGGGGCCTGGATCGCCGCCATGATCCTGGGCTTCATCGCCTGCTGGCCCGTGGGCCTCGCCATCCTCGGCTACATGATCTGGAGCAAACGCATGTTTTCCTGCCGCCACCGCCATCATCATCAGCACCGCCGCGGCTTCGGGCGCGATTTCGCGCAGCCGACCGGCAACTATGCCTTCGACGCCTATCGCGAGGAAACGCTGAAGCGGCTCGAGGACGAGCACCGGGAGTTCCTGGACTTCCTGCAGAAGCTGCGCGAGGCCAAGGACAAGGCCGAGTTCGACCAGTTCATGGCCGGCCGCAACCAGCCGCCCGCCACCCAGAACTGA
- a CDS encoding HPr family phosphocarrier protein: MNDLTNGAVTRDLAIINEKGLHARASAKFVETVERFDAQATVEKDGLSVSGDSIMGLLMLTAPRGSTIRVTTKGAEAAELADALTALVGDYFGEGM, from the coding sequence ATGAATGACCTGACCAACGGGGCCGTCACCCGAGACCTGGCGATCATCAACGAAAAGGGCCTGCACGCGCGGGCCAGCGCCAAGTTCGTCGAGACGGTCGAGCGTTTCGATGCCCAGGCCACCGTCGAAAAGGACGGGCTGAGCGTTTCGGGCGATTCGATCATGGGCCTGCTGATGCTGACTGCGCCGCGCGGCAGCACCATCCGCGTCACCACCAAGGGGGCGGAGGCGGCCGAACTGGCCGATGCGCTGACTGCGCTGGTCGGAGACTATTTCGGCGAAGGCATGTAA